Proteins from a single region of Pseudodesulfovibrio portus:
- a CDS encoding HesA/MoeB/ThiF family protein, with protein MATLADEVRTLSGRATLPWGDDGGVLSMDAVRKLARQHGVSGRIVEIEALKQGVSPLRYLRNQQAISGSEQIRLLESRVGQVGLGGLGGTLLEQFLRAGVGTVRCADGDAFEESNLNRQALSSPDNLGQTKADAARERAMAINPSVDMEPVETFLTPDTLPEFLNGCDVAVDALGGLETRLHLQQAAAEAGLPLVTGALAGWSGYVGVVMPGDTGPADIMGRDNGAEETLGCPAPSVAFFASLMATETLKLITIGRSPLAGKMLVVDMQTMTFETVIIGKSVSYP; from the coding sequence GTGGCCACTCTCGCGGATGAGGTCCGCACCCTTTCCGGACGCGCCACACTGCCCTGGGGTGATGACGGCGGCGTCCTGTCCATGGATGCTGTCCGGAAGCTTGCACGGCAGCACGGTGTTTCCGGGCGAATAGTTGAAATCGAGGCCCTGAAACAGGGCGTCAGCCCCCTGCGCTATCTGCGCAACCAGCAGGCAATCTCCGGCAGCGAACAGATCCGGTTGCTCGAATCCCGCGTCGGGCAAGTCGGCCTGGGCGGCCTGGGCGGCACCCTGCTGGAACAGTTTCTGCGTGCCGGGGTGGGCACGGTCCGGTGCGCCGACGGAGATGCCTTCGAGGAATCCAACCTCAACCGCCAGGCCCTGTCATCGCCCGACAATCTCGGCCAGACCAAGGCCGATGCCGCCAGGGAACGGGCCATGGCCATCAACCCGTCCGTGGATATGGAGCCCGTCGAAACCTTTCTGACACCGGACACCCTGCCCGAATTCCTGAACGGCTGCGACGTAGCCGTGGACGCCCTTGGCGGCCTTGAAACCCGGCTCCACCTGCAACAGGCCGCCGCCGAAGCGGGCCTTCCCCTGGTCACCGGAGCCCTGGCAGGCTGGAGCGGATACGTGGGCGTGGTCATGCCCGGCGACACCGGTCCGGCCGACATCATGGGCCGGGACAACGGTGCCGAGGAAACCCTGGGCTGCCCGGCCCCGTCAGTGGCCTTCTTCGCCTCGCTCATGGCCACCGAAACCCTCAAACTGATCACCATCGGGCGCTCTCCCCTCGCCGGCAAGATGCTGGTCGTGGACATGCAGACCATGACCTTCGAGACCGTCATCATAGGAAAATCGGTGTCATATCCTTGA
- a CDS encoding winged helix-turn-helix domain-containing protein, with translation MTKKKDETVLRLRVWLDQKDNTYIGIGSTLLLKYVEELGSLRQAAAALGMSYRRAWGKLKNAEERIGRPLVEKTKGKGQKFNLSPFGKEIMENFLHFYLDVEDYATKRASELLGMDVQKSGEFYRDDTE, from the coding sequence ATGACCAAGAAAAAAGACGAAACCGTCCTCAGGCTCCGCGTCTGGCTTGACCAGAAAGACAATACGTATATCGGCATCGGCAGCACGCTGCTGCTGAAATATGTGGAGGAACTGGGCTCCCTCCGCCAGGCCGCTGCGGCGCTGGGCATGTCCTACCGACGGGCATGGGGGAAGCTCAAAAACGCCGAGGAGCGCATCGGACGCCCCCTGGTTGAAAAGACCAAGGGCAAAGGTCAGAAATTCAACCTCTCTCCCTTCGGCAAGGAAATCATGGAAAATTTTCTGCATTTTTATTTGGACGTGGAAGACTACGCAACCAAACGCGCCTCTGAATTGCTTGGAATGGATGTCCAAAAGTCCGGTGAGTTCTACCGAGACGACACTGAATAA
- a CDS encoding substrate-binding domain-containing protein, with protein MKRFCLITLALILTFALAAPAFANKTLMMATTTSTANTGLLDELIVPKFLKDTGIEIKFVAVGTGKALKMAENCDVDVVLVHAPAAEQAYVDKGVLMDRKELMYNDFVIIGPESDPAGVKGMQVAEALKTIAAKQAVFASRGDNSGTNKKELSLWKAAEMAVPEKADWYVQTGQGMLPTINIANEKNGYTMTDRGTYIKYADTKGGNPPLKVLVEGDKVLFNQYSALAVNPGKCQSAKYDLAKQFIAWMAAPETQAAIGDFKLLGKKLFIPNAK; from the coding sequence ATGAAACGCTTTTGTCTGATTACCCTGGCGCTCATCCTTACCTTCGCCCTGGCGGCCCCCGCTTTCGCGAACAAGACCCTGATGATGGCGACCACCACCAGCACCGCCAACACCGGCCTGCTCGACGAACTGATCGTGCCCAAATTTCTCAAGGATACCGGCATCGAGATCAAATTCGTAGCCGTCGGCACCGGCAAGGCCCTCAAAATGGCCGAGAACTGCGATGTGGACGTGGTCCTCGTTCACGCCCCGGCCGCGGAACAGGCTTATGTGGACAAGGGCGTGCTCATGGACCGCAAGGAGCTGATGTACAACGACTTCGTCATCATCGGCCCCGAGTCCGATCCCGCCGGCGTCAAGGGCATGCAGGTTGCCGAAGCCCTGAAGACCATCGCCGCCAAGCAGGCCGTGTTCGCCAGCCGCGGCGACAACTCCGGCACCAACAAGAAGGAACTCTCCCTGTGGAAGGCCGCCGAAATGGCTGTCCCCGAAAAGGCCGACTGGTACGTGCAGACCGGTCAGGGCATGCTCCCGACCATCAACATCGCCAACGAGAAGAACGGCTACACCATGACCGACCGCGGCACCTACATCAAATACGCCGACACCAAGGGCGGCAACCCGCCGCTGAAGGTCCTGGTCGAGGGCGACAAGGTCCTGTTCAACCAGTATTCCGCCCTGGCCGTGAACCCCGGCAAATGCCAGTCCGCCAAGTATGATCTGGCCAAGCAGTTCATTGCCTGGATGGCCGCTCCCGAGACCCAGGCCGCCATCGGCGACTTCAAGCTGCTCGGCAAGAAACTGTTCATCCCCAACGCCAAATAA
- a CDS encoding ABC transporter permease, giving the protein MDFLLQGFLQGFVLLFSGDPETFSAIWATVGASTLSMAASLSIGIPLGFLLGYRKFPGKKIVRTIVDTLLSFPTVVIGLLVYAFLTRHGPLGGTGLLFTLPGMALGQTLLGLPIIIAMTATAVESLDNRLPMTLITLGANPRQMMWATVLEARYSIMLAAMAAYGRIVSEVGISMMVGGNIKWHTRTITTAIALETGKGEFAMGIALGMVLLAVALLVNIGANGMKRKAVK; this is encoded by the coding sequence ATGGATTTCTTACTGCAAGGCTTTCTGCAAGGATTCGTCCTCCTTTTCTCGGGCGATCCGGAGACCTTTTCCGCCATCTGGGCCACCGTGGGGGCGTCTACCCTGTCCATGGCAGCCAGCCTGTCCATCGGCATACCGCTGGGTTTTCTGCTCGGCTACCGGAAATTCCCGGGGAAAAAGATCGTCCGCACCATCGTGGACACCCTGCTCTCCTTCCCGACCGTGGTCATCGGACTGCTGGTCTATGCCTTCCTGACCCGCCACGGCCCGCTGGGCGGCACGGGACTGCTCTTCACCCTGCCCGGCATGGCCCTGGGCCAGACCCTGCTCGGCCTGCCCATCATCATCGCCATGACCGCCACGGCAGTGGAAAGCCTGGACAACCGGCTGCCCATGACGCTGATCACCCTGGGGGCGAACCCGCGCCAGATGATGTGGGCCACGGTGCTGGAGGCACGCTATTCCATCATGCTCGCCGCCATGGCCGCTTACGGCCGCATCGTATCCGAGGTCGGCATCTCCATGATGGTGGGCGGCAACATCAAGTGGCATACCCGGACCATCACCACGGCCATCGCTCTCGAAACCGGCAAGGGGGAATTTGCCATGGGCATCGCTCTCGGCATGGTCCTGCTGGCCGTGGCCCTGCTGGTCAACATCGGAGCCAACGGAATGAAAAGGAAGGCCGTCAAATGA
- a CDS encoding molybdopterin-guanine dinucleotide biosynthesis protein MobB, translated as MKAISIVGPKNSGKTTLGLKLAEHFKQSGLSVAAAKFSHHGFDWQDTDTTQYAGICDAVAGLGPSETFVHWTGHHFLPDLLPLLTADVLIVEGGKTLGFLPRILCLRGDLSDGTDWLAPELAIGSYGDETVDNVPAFDDIASLAEAVLDKGFFLPGMDCETCGRPDCRTLAAEIVAGKASTKACLAMHNSITVDINGAPVGMKPFVEDIISAAIREMLRTLKGYAPGKATIKLDV; from the coding sequence ATGAAGGCAATATCCATCGTCGGCCCCAAAAATTCCGGCAAGACCACCCTCGGCCTCAAGCTCGCTGAGCATTTCAAGCAATCCGGCCTGAGCGTGGCCGCCGCCAAGTTCAGCCACCACGGCTTCGACTGGCAGGACACCGACACCACGCAGTATGCCGGGATATGCGACGCCGTGGCCGGACTCGGCCCGTCCGAGACCTTTGTCCACTGGACCGGCCACCATTTTCTGCCGGACCTCCTGCCGCTGTTGACCGCCGATGTGCTCATCGTGGAAGGTGGCAAGACCCTCGGTTTCCTGCCCCGCATCCTCTGCCTGCGCGGCGACCTGTCCGACGGCACGGACTGGCTCGCGCCCGAACTGGCCATCGGCTCATACGGCGATGAGACCGTGGACAACGTGCCCGCATTCGACGACATCGCATCCCTGGCCGAAGCCGTGCTCGACAAGGGCTTCTTCCTGCCCGGCATGGACTGCGAGACCTGCGGCCGCCCGGACTGCCGGACCCTGGCCGCGGAGATCGTGGCCGGGAAGGCCTCCACCAAGGCGTGCCTGGCCATGCACAACTCCATCACGGTGGACATCAACGGCGCGCCCGTGGGCATGAAGCCCTTTGTGGAGGACATCATCTCCGCCGCCATCCGCGAGATGCTGCGCACCCTCAAGGGCTACGCGCCGGGCAAGGCGACCATCAAGCTGGATGTGTAG
- a CDS encoding tRNA (cytidine(34)-2'-O)-methyltransferase, producing the protein MRIVLFEPEIPPNTGNIARLCAATKTPLHLIEPLGFSVDDKHLKRAGLDYWPHVDVTVHPDFDDFLRRVQPARLVMATTKADTPHHRFEFHPDDALVMGPETRGLTAEFMAGHPQVRIPIWGEVRSLNLSTATGILLFEALRRTGLIVE; encoded by the coding sequence ATGCGAATCGTTCTTTTCGAGCCGGAGATTCCCCCGAACACCGGCAATATCGCGCGGCTGTGCGCGGCCACGAAAACGCCGCTGCATCTCATCGAGCCGCTGGGCTTCTCCGTGGACGACAAGCACCTGAAACGGGCCGGGCTGGACTATTGGCCCCACGTGGACGTGACGGTCCACCCTGATTTCGACGACTTCCTGCGCCGGGTGCAGCCCGCCCGCCTCGTCATGGCCACCACCAAGGCGGACACCCCGCACCACAGGTTCGAGTTCCACCCGGACGACGCCCTGGTCATGGGGCCGGAGACGCGCGGGCTCACGGCTGAATTCATGGCCGGGCACCCGCAGGTGCGTATCCCCATCTGGGGCGAGGTGCGCAGCCTGAACCTGTCCACGGCCACGGGCATCCTCCTTTTCGAAGCGTTGCGCCGGACCGGTTTGATAGTCGAATAG
- the rfbB gene encoding dTDP-glucose 4,6-dehydratase codes for MKLLVTGGCGFIGTNFIRLMLDKHPDWSVVNLDKLTYAGNRLNLLDLEENENRYEFVHGDIRDRDLIMDLLAGNRIDAVVNFAAESHVDRSIDDPSPFVSTNVAGAQNLMECARRRKTARFVHVSTDEVYGTLGKTGKFTEKTPLAPNSPYSASKAGADMMARAYFETYGFPVLITRCSNNYGPYQFPEKLIPLMFLNAKEGKPLPVYGDGMNVRDWIFVDDHCLGVELTLTKGREGRVYNFGGDAEETNIAVVRTLLSILGKPDSLISYVTDRPGHDRRYAMDFSLARRELGFAPSVDFEDGLKKTLNWYEANTEWLNQVQSGEYRNFMDNWYKERA; via the coding sequence ATGAAACTCCTCGTAACCGGCGGCTGCGGATTCATCGGCACCAATTTCATCCGGCTCATGCTCGACAAGCACCCGGACTGGTCCGTGGTCAACCTGGACAAGCTCACCTACGCGGGAAACCGGCTCAACCTCCTGGACCTGGAAGAGAACGAAAACCGCTATGAATTCGTCCACGGCGACATCCGCGACCGCGACCTGATCATGGACCTGCTCGCAGGCAACCGCATTGATGCAGTGGTCAACTTCGCCGCCGAATCACACGTGGACCGGTCCATCGACGACCCGTCCCCCTTCGTGTCCACCAACGTGGCCGGGGCGCAGAATCTCATGGAGTGCGCCCGCCGGCGCAAAACCGCGCGGTTCGTCCACGTTTCCACGGACGAGGTGTACGGCACCCTGGGCAAGACCGGCAAATTCACCGAAAAGACGCCGCTGGCCCCCAATTCTCCCTATTCCGCCAGCAAGGCCGGGGCGGACATGATGGCCCGCGCCTATTTCGAGACCTACGGCTTCCCGGTGCTGATCACCCGCTGCTCCAACAACTACGGACCGTACCAGTTCCCGGAAAAACTCATTCCGCTGATGTTCCTGAACGCCAAGGAGGGCAAGCCCCTTCCCGTCTACGGGGATGGCATGAACGTGCGCGACTGGATCTTCGTGGACGACCACTGCCTCGGCGTGGAGCTGACCCTGACCAAAGGCCGCGAGGGCCGGGTCTACAACTTCGGCGGGGACGCCGAGGAGACCAACATCGCCGTGGTCCGGACCCTGCTGTCCATCCTGGGCAAACCGGACTCGCTCATATCCTACGTCACGGACCGGCCCGGCCATGATCGGCGCTACGCCATGGACTTCTCCCTGGCCCGGCGGGAACTCGGCTTCGCGCCCAGCGTGGATTTCGAAGACGGGTTGAAGAAAACCCTCAACTGGTACGAAGCCAACACAGAGTGGCTCAACCAAGTACAGAGCGGCGAATACCGGAATTTCATGGACAATTGGTACAAGGAGCGCGCCTGA
- the rfbD gene encoding dTDP-4-dehydrorhamnose reductase — protein MRISKKTVVIFGGKTGLLGQSLTKAFEKAGARPVPLSSADCDILDPMEVEELLEREKPDLVVNAAAYTQVDLAEDEQDKAFALNATAPPLLAALAARHSATFVHYSTDFVFKGNKRTPYTEEDSVSPFSTYGISKSDGERGLLKLGYAKTLIIRTSWLFGPGRTNFVRKMLDLADCRDTLTVVDDQIGSPSYAPDIATHTLQLLEKDATGIFHLANSGETSWHGLASMAVKLAGKECAVTPIPTSDYPTKAERPAYSVLDLGKFIKTTGVTPRKWEDALEEYVREILS, from the coding sequence ATGCGGATAAGCAAAAAAACCGTTGTCATCTTCGGCGGCAAAACCGGTCTGCTCGGCCAATCGCTGACCAAGGCGTTCGAAAAGGCGGGAGCCCGTCCTGTCCCTCTCTCCAGCGCGGATTGCGATATCCTGGACCCCATGGAGGTGGAGGAGCTGCTCGAACGGGAAAAACCGGACCTGGTGGTCAATGCGGCCGCCTACACGCAGGTGGACCTGGCAGAAGACGAACAGGACAAGGCCTTTGCCCTCAACGCCACGGCCCCGCCCCTGCTGGCGGCCCTGGCCGCGCGGCACAGTGCGACCTTTGTCCACTACAGCACGGATTTCGTCTTCAAGGGGAACAAGAGGACTCCCTACACCGAGGAAGACTCGGTGTCCCCGTTTTCCACCTACGGCATCAGCAAATCGGACGGCGAACGAGGGCTTCTCAAACTCGGCTACGCCAAGACCCTGATCATCCGCACCTCATGGCTGTTCGGTCCCGGCAGGACCAATTTCGTGCGCAAGATGCTCGACCTCGCCGACTGCAGAGACACCTTGACGGTGGTCGACGACCAGATCGGCTCCCCCTCCTACGCCCCGGACATCGCAACGCACACCCTCCAGCTTCTTGAAAAGGACGCCACCGGCATATTCCACCTGGCGAACTCCGGCGAGACCTCCTGGCACGGCCTTGCGAGCATGGCCGTAAAACTGGCGGGCAAGGAGTGCGCCGTCACCCCGATCCCCACCTCGGACTACCCGACCAAGGCCGAGCGCCCCGCCTACTCGGTGCTCGACCTGGGCAAGTTCATCAAGACCACGGGCGTCACCCCGCGCAAGTGGGAAGACGCACTCGAAGAATACGTAAGGGAAATTCTGAGCTAG
- a CDS encoding SulP family inorganic anion transporter yields the protein MAIFKCGSCGYERNVPEKLVGRKAKCPDCGVGVAIVDHLDGEESVEVDFEGESPAEEPARTAPVDGNDGVPLTSLNLDDQDVEIDLDGPDDVICPACGHVLESGYAGNCPQCGAPLDPADTIPDIDEADVDVSDLAETEVPQVWDEDFNEESGDSEILAGPEDPDRWRFMQGSFSLNLYAGIVSGVLLLFLVYALSLLVVSRAGLHELLPYILGTALTGVLVGAIVNSLFSRIPFLLVGPETVLTGVLFLFVGNMYQAMADVYDPDFILPTILAGVAVAAFFTGLSLFLLGKLRLGEFVRYIPLQIIGGVIGGVGFFILLGAFDGMAQLNLDWSNIYTIATSFSSNFRPMETVRTAGPSVAFGLVVFMAMFRSKNSVFLLFMVLAASGMGFAAGIWGMSEPIRALAAPVSFPVGAKLIHPVEIFNSWLLVQNIQWGIIKANGLYIGALAVLSVLTVMFRTTKLEILRGRESDLNVEYNALGVSNMISGACGGMPVSLSYGRSMGGYAAGGRGPVTGIVTGVVCGVGLFYADTVLPMIPRFVPEGLLIYVCLDLIRDWVFRTRTAFTSRHEKWLLRLTFLTTICLGLLEGIGFGVALALMVTVSRASRGGVVRNFLTGSNHSSNVDRAPAQKRTLKEFGDHIHIMRLQGFLFLGSMEQLIKEIRVRLDDRNKLPVEYLVLDFTLVNGFASAASIGFDKLRTLVLEYGIECVITNAPLELEEHLEEMGLVGEDEGLFKVFFNLDYAMEWCEQLVLDSENMLEMKERALPELLAPVFPEPKYIPALMKVLKREVAKTGEAIFRQGDKSDSMFFVESGRLDVELEMEDGKILRLKKVGPGAVFGEMGIYTLAPRSATIRAAEKCVLYRLTLDKLDAIEKRAPMLVTAVNRFLINLLSERLADANAKVRDLLL from the coding sequence GTGGCGATTTTCAAATGCGGCTCCTGCGGCTATGAGCGGAATGTCCCCGAGAAGCTCGTCGGGAGGAAGGCCAAATGCCCTGATTGCGGCGTCGGCGTAGCCATCGTCGACCACCTGGACGGAGAGGAATCCGTCGAGGTCGATTTCGAGGGGGAGTCCCCGGCGGAAGAGCCGGCACGGACGGCTCCCGTTGACGGCAATGACGGCGTTCCCCTCACCTCCCTCAATCTCGATGATCAGGACGTTGAAATAGACCTGGACGGGCCTGACGACGTCATCTGTCCCGCCTGCGGCCATGTGCTGGAGTCGGGATACGCGGGCAACTGCCCGCAATGCGGTGCGCCCCTCGACCCCGCCGACACCATCCCCGACATCGATGAGGCGGACGTGGACGTCAGCGACCTGGCCGAGACCGAGGTCCCGCAGGTCTGGGACGAGGATTTCAACGAGGAGAGCGGCGATTCCGAGATTCTGGCCGGACCGGAAGATCCGGACAGATGGCGGTTCATGCAGGGATCGTTCTCCCTCAATCTCTACGCGGGCATCGTCTCCGGTGTCTTGTTGCTGTTCCTGGTCTACGCCCTTTCCCTGCTGGTCGTGTCGCGGGCCGGACTGCACGAATTGTTGCCGTACATCCTCGGCACCGCCCTGACGGGCGTGCTGGTCGGGGCCATCGTCAACTCCCTGTTTTCACGCATACCGTTCCTGCTGGTCGGTCCCGAGACGGTCCTGACAGGCGTCCTTTTCTTATTTGTCGGGAACATGTATCAGGCCATGGCCGACGTCTACGACCCGGATTTCATCCTGCCCACGATCCTGGCAGGTGTGGCCGTGGCGGCTTTTTTCACGGGCCTGAGCCTGTTCCTGCTCGGCAAGCTGCGCCTGGGGGAATTCGTCCGCTACATTCCGCTGCAGATAATCGGCGGCGTCATCGGCGGCGTGGGTTTCTTCATCCTGCTCGGCGCATTCGACGGGATGGCGCAGCTGAACCTGGACTGGAGCAACATCTACACCATCGCAACGTCGTTCTCGAGCAACTTCCGCCCCATGGAAACAGTCAGGACGGCAGGCCCGAGCGTCGCCTTCGGATTGGTGGTTTTCATGGCCATGTTCCGCTCCAAGAATTCCGTGTTTCTGCTGTTCATGGTGCTGGCTGCGTCCGGCATGGGGTTTGCCGCGGGGATATGGGGCATGAGCGAACCCATCCGGGCATTGGCCGCGCCGGTATCTTTTCCGGTAGGGGCGAAGCTCATCCACCCCGTCGAAATTTTCAATTCGTGGTTGCTGGTTCAGAACATCCAGTGGGGAATCATCAAGGCCAACGGGCTCTACATCGGCGCGCTGGCGGTCCTGTCCGTGCTGACCGTCATGTTCCGGACCACCAAACTGGAAATCCTGCGGGGGCGCGAGAGCGATCTCAATGTGGAATACAATGCCCTTGGCGTGTCCAACATGATTTCGGGGGCGTGCGGCGGCATGCCCGTCTCCCTTTCCTACGGCCGGAGCATGGGCGGCTATGCCGCAGGCGGCCGGGGGCCCGTGACGGGTATCGTCACGGGCGTGGTCTGCGGTGTGGGGTTGTTCTACGCGGATACGGTGCTGCCCATGATTCCCCGGTTCGTGCCCGAGGGGCTGCTCATCTATGTCTGCCTCGACCTGATTCGGGACTGGGTGTTCCGCACCAGGACGGCATTCACCAGCCGTCACGAGAAGTGGCTGCTCCGACTGACCTTTCTGACCACCATCTGCCTGGGGCTGCTTGAAGGCATCGGCTTCGGCGTCGCCCTCGCCCTGATGGTCACCGTGAGCCGGGCAAGCAGGGGGGGCGTGGTGCGCAACTTCCTGACCGGCTCCAACCATTCAAGCAATGTGGACCGTGCGCCCGCCCAGAAACGGACTCTCAAGGAATTCGGGGACCATATTCACATCATGCGCCTCCAGGGGTTCCTGTTCCTGGGGTCCATGGAACAGCTGATAAAGGAAATCCGCGTCCGGCTGGACGACCGCAACAAATTGCCCGTCGAGTATCTCGTCCTCGATTTCACGCTGGTCAACGGGTTCGCCTCGGCGGCCAGCATCGGCTTCGACAAGCTGCGCACGTTGGTGCTGGAATACGGCATCGAGTGCGTCATCACCAATGCGCCTCTCGAGCTGGAGGAGCACTTGGAGGAAATGGGACTCGTGGGTGAGGACGAGGGGCTGTTCAAGGTCTTCTTCAATCTCGATTACGCCATGGAGTGGTGCGAGCAGCTGGTGCTCGACAGCGAAAACATGCTGGAGATGAAGGAACGGGCCCTGCCCGAGCTGTTGGCCCCGGTTTTCCCGGAACCGAAGTACATCCCGGCCCTGATGAAGGTGCTGAAGCGAGAGGTGGCCAAGACCGGAGAGGCGATCTTCCGCCAGGGCGACAAGTCGGATTCCATGTTCTTCGTGGAGTCGGGGCGGCTGGATGTGGAGCTGGAAATGGAAGACGGCAAGATTCTTCGCCTCAAGAAGGTCGGACCGGGAGCCGTGTTCGGGGAAATGGGCATTTATACGCTTGCGCCCCGATCCGCCACCATCCGGGCCGCCGAGAAATGCGTGCTCTACCGGCTGACCCTGGACAAGCTCGACGCCATCGAAAAGCGTGCGCCCATGCTGGTTACGGCCGTGAACCGGTTCCTGATCAACCTGCTTTCCGAGCGGTTGGCCGATGCCAACGCCAAGGTCCGCGATCTGCTGCTGTAG